In Fibrobacter sp. UWR3, one DNA window encodes the following:
- a CDS encoding glycoside hydrolase family 11 protein — protein MGIAIAAISSSISWGQTTLNCSNGTSQKFGSGSGYDYELWSQNGAGNATMTLHPSTENGGAFEVEWSGTINMLARSGKRWGSNSNVTVQNVGNITAEFDVEWSSSDNVKYVSVYGWGYYDQQDIPSGFSNEIEYYIVQDRGSYNPTSGGKKFGSATIDGISYDFYTTDRIQQPSLSGTSTFKQYWSIPSNPSQHRTKGTISISKHFSEWAKAGMKMGRLYEVASMKIESYTGNTGSARGYAKVKKNLLKIGGSADELALNVTASPAAAGTVTKSPSANYYAPKTTVQLTAKANEGWKFVGWEGAVTGTTETISVTMDKEKDVVAKFELVGETTVNLLKDGDFPSGNVISTSQDASWFLGQGTNWGNSAAKTSVSGGTATVDVTTIGTESYQPQLVQYNLALDKGMKYKLSFKASADVDRKIEVNFQQSVDPWGAYATKEFDITTTEQEYTFIFAMEEDSDDAAQFAINLGQATGTVKISDVKLVFTTAEPGSEGGEGTTVIARPVSMNNIARTVQVFDMQGKSLGKVEISAGTSVNEAIAAKFQKSGIYMVKDIQGFKKVRVINR, from the coding sequence ATGGGGATTGCCATAGCAGCAATTTCGTCATCCATTTCCTGGGGGCAGACTACCCTTAACTGCTCTAATGGCACGTCCCAGAAGTTTGGTAGCGGCTCTGGCTATGATTACGAACTCTGGAGCCAGAATGGTGCCGGTAACGCAACTATGACGCTTCACCCAAGCACCGAAAATGGTGGTGCTTTCGAAGTTGAGTGGAGTGGTACTATCAATATGTTGGCCCGTTCCGGAAAGCGTTGGGGGTCTAACTCCAATGTTACCGTACAGAATGTGGGTAATATTACCGCCGAATTTGATGTGGAATGGAGCTCCTCCGACAACGTGAAATATGTCAGTGTCTATGGTTGGGGCTATTACGACCAGCAGGACATTCCCAGTGGTTTCAGCAATGAAATTGAATACTACATTGTCCAGGATCGCGGAAGCTACAATCCTACCTCAGGCGGTAAAAAGTTTGGGTCTGCAACTATTGATGGTATTAGCTACGATTTCTATACGACCGACCGTATTCAGCAACCTTCTCTTTCGGGCACCAGCACCTTTAAGCAGTATTGGTCCATCCCGTCGAATCCGAGCCAGCATCGCACCAAGGGTACCATTTCTATTTCCAAGCACTTCAGCGAATGGGCTAAAGCGGGTATGAAGATGGGTAGACTGTATGAAGTTGCTTCCATGAAAATTGAATCCTACACCGGAAATACGGGCTCTGCAAGGGGTTATGCTAAAGTTAAGAAGAACCTGCTGAAAATTGGTGGCAGTGCCGATGAACTTGCCCTCAATGTAACTGCATCTCCGGCTGCTGCAGGTACTGTGACAAAGAGCCCGAGCGCTAACTATTATGCTCCCAAGACAACTGTTCAGCTCACCGCCAAAGCTAACGAAGGCTGGAAGTTTGTGGGTTGGGAAGGTGCTGTTACCGGCACTACCGAAACCATTTCTGTAACCATGGACAAGGAAAAGGATGTGGTCGCCAAGTTTGAATTGGTCGGCGAAACCACAGTGAACCTTCTTAAGGATGGTGATTTCCCGAGCGGCAACGTGATTTCTACAAGCCAAGATGCATCTTGGTTCCTGGGTCAGGGTACAAACTGGGGTAACTCTGCTGCAAAGACATCTGTTTCTGGTGGCACGGCTACGGTAGACGTTACCACTATTGGTACAGAAAGTTACCAGCCGCAGCTTGTTCAGTACAATCTGGCTCTTGATAAGGGCATGAAGTACAAGTTGTCCTTTAAGGCTAGCGCTGATGTAGATCGCAAGATTGAAGTTAATTTCCAACAATCCGTAGACCCCTGGGGTGCATACGCCACTAAGGAATTTGACATCACCACTACGGAACAGGAATACACATTTATCTTTGCTATGGAAGAAGATTCTGATGATGCCGCTCAGTTTGCCATCAATTTGGGACAAGCTACAGGTACAGTCAAGATTAGTGACGTCAAGCTGGTGTTCACCACTGCTGAACCGGGTTCCGAAGGTGGTGAAGGCACGACTGTGATTGCCCGACCGGTCAGCATGAACAACATCGCCCGTACCGTGCAGGTGTTCGACATGCAGGGCAAGTCCCTCGGCAAGGTGGAAATCTCCGCTGGCACGAGCGTTAACGAGGCTATCGCCGCCAAGTTCCAGAAGTCCGGCATCTACATGGTGAAGGATATCCAGGGCTTCAAGAAGGTGCGCGTCATTAACCGCTAG
- a CDS encoding S1 RNA-binding domain-containing protein, whose translation MVATITPRNNNVGHQNGKANMEIGKINRARVDAVMPQGFYLELETGGRVLLPGNKNQFTLEEGEIIDVFVYMDSEDRPIATLDKPFAQAGEFAVLTVKDVNRVGAFLDWGLNKDLFLPYKQQLGELVEGDRCVVYILVDEKSGRLVATEKIKTFIDYDTEDLHVGQRVELAAYEVTREYVDFLVDYRYTGRLMLTPGMQRIYIGDTMPGFIQRITNDGKITLNLTPVGYKGVINSDAPSVILNKLAEAGGFLPYGDHTDPETIRQEFGISKKTFKKIIGGLFREGKITISDDGIRSI comes from the coding sequence ATGGTCGCGACCATAACCCCGCGAAATAACAACGTCGGGCACCAGAACGGAAAGGCCAATATGGAAATCGGAAAGATTAACCGCGCGCGCGTCGATGCAGTCATGCCCCAGGGTTTCTACCTGGAACTCGAGACCGGAGGCCGCGTGCTCCTCCCCGGAAACAAGAACCAGTTTACGCTCGAAGAGGGCGAAATCATTGACGTTTTCGTCTACATGGATTCCGAGGACCGCCCCATTGCGACTCTCGACAAGCCGTTCGCGCAGGCGGGCGAATTTGCGGTACTTACCGTCAAGGACGTGAACCGCGTGGGCGCGTTCCTGGACTGGGGATTAAACAAGGACCTGTTCCTCCCCTACAAGCAGCAGCTCGGCGAGCTCGTGGAAGGCGACCGTTGCGTGGTCTACATTCTTGTGGACGAGAAGAGCGGAAGGCTTGTCGCCACCGAAAAAATCAAGACGTTTATCGACTACGACACCGAGGACCTGCACGTGGGCCAGCGCGTGGAACTTGCCGCCTACGAGGTGACCCGCGAATACGTCGACTTCCTGGTCGATTACCGCTACACGGGAAGGCTCATGCTTACCCCGGGAATGCAACGCATATACATCGGCGATACCATGCCCGGGTTTATCCAGCGCATCACAAATGATGGAAAGATTACGCTGAACCTCACGCCCGTGGGCTACAAGGGCGTAATCAACAGCGACGCCCCGAGCGTCATTCTGAACAAACTAGCAGAAGCCGGCGGCTTTTTGCCCTACGGCGACCACACCGACCCCGAGACCATACGCCAGGAATTCGGCATCTCTAAAAAGACCTTCAAGAAGATTATCGGCGGACTCTTCCGCGAAGGGAAAATTACGATAAGCGACGACGGAATCCGCTCCATCTAG
- the surE gene encoding 5'/3'-nucleotidase SurE, with protein MQSPRKPRILITNDDGVNSANMHALARALAPCGEVFVFAPQTEQSGVSHAFTLRRPLCIEECHSAGDYRVFSVDGTPADCVKFALGHYAAFGLEQTEGAGPGKFDVCFSGVNIGENSGVSALYSGTVAGAREAALWSVPGIALSLHGGDALLQESIDFAVRVVREGMFRNIPAGVFWNVNFPKAHVDGFKGVRPACMACGMFTDHYTNEGRLWQLDGEKLWDRQPDYTDDYLLHQGYATVTPHRIDQTDEESLKKINEMLAGNG; from the coding sequence CGCGTATCCTCATCACGAACGACGATGGGGTGAATAGCGCGAATATGCACGCTTTGGCGCGTGCTCTTGCTCCCTGTGGGGAGGTTTTCGTGTTTGCCCCGCAAACGGAACAGAGCGGCGTTTCTCACGCATTTACGTTGCGTCGCCCGCTCTGTATCGAGGAATGCCATTCTGCGGGCGATTATAGGGTGTTTTCGGTCGACGGAACCCCTGCCGATTGCGTGAAGTTTGCTCTCGGGCACTATGCCGCTTTTGGCCTGGAACAAACCGAGGGGGCCGGTCCGGGTAAGTTCGACGTGTGCTTTTCGGGCGTAAACATCGGCGAGAATTCGGGCGTGTCCGCGCTTTATTCGGGCACGGTCGCCGGAGCCCGCGAGGCTGCCCTCTGGAGTGTTCCAGGAATAGCCCTTTCGCTGCATGGGGGCGATGCGCTTTTGCAGGAATCGATTGATTTTGCCGTGCGGGTCGTGCGCGAGGGAATGTTCAGGAATATCCCCGCGGGAGTGTTCTGGAACGTGAACTTCCCGAAGGCGCATGTTGACGGATTCAAGGGCGTTAGGCCTGCATGTATGGCGTGCGGCATGTTTACGGACCACTACACGAACGAAGGCCGCCTGTGGCAGCTCGATGGCGAAAAACTCTGGGACAGGCAGCCCGACTATACGGACGATTACCTGCTCCACCAGGGCTACGCGACGGTTACGCCGCACCGCATCGACCAGACCGACGAAGAAAGTTTGAAAAAGATAAACGAGATGTTGGCCGGAAACGGCTAA
- a CDS encoding glycoside hydrolase family 11 protein, with translation MKKCSLAGIGLAMTLGLAVSAFAADACNDNMGHTGNGSQVSGNRVGSINGTPWGYEQWYQGGNASMTYYSNGTFKANWSGSSDYLTRVGYQYNGNGIDHKTKNFAVDYKYTKSGNAQYGYIGVYGWTKNPETEYYIVDDWFSKPSEQYVGEKFGEITVDGAKYSIHAFLRQQEPSKSGTSTFVQFFSIRETPRQCGHIDISAHFKKWDELFTGQQKQLRGSKGGGSASLKFGNVTEVMLMTEAGGNATGSVDYTYFNMVDNATSSPTSSGSAPKSSSSVAKSSSSQGGGQTVVTDVCKATDMGHPGNGNNVSGNKVGSISGTPWGYEQWYQGGNASMTYYNNGTFKANWSGSSDYLTRVGYQYNGNGIDHKSKNFAVDYKYTKTGNAQYGYIGVYGWTKNPETEYYIVDDWFSKPNEQYVGEKFGEITVDGAKYSIHAFLRQQEPSKSGTSTFVQFFSIRETPRQCGHIDISAHFKKWDELFTGQQKQLRGSKGGGSASLKFGNVTEVMLMTEAGGNATGSVDYTYFDMTDKYEAPKSSSSIAKSSSSGSAKSSSSRGGWNWDRSSSATDALPFMTQALATMDGQFMVFDMQGRTLGAIDVPAGSTVASAVKAKFKNTGIYLVKQGKTFLRVKVTP, from the coding sequence ATGAAGAAATGTTCTTTGGCCGGTATCGGCCTTGCCATGACGCTGGGGTTAGCGGTATCGGCTTTCGCTGCTGATGCCTGCAACGACAACATGGGTCATACAGGAAACGGCTCACAAGTGAGCGGCAACAGGGTGGGGTCTATCAATGGGACCCCTTGGGGCTACGAACAGTGGTATCAGGGTGGCAACGCCTCGATGACCTACTACAGCAATGGTACGTTCAAGGCCAACTGGAGTGGTTCTAGCGACTACCTGACTCGCGTGGGCTACCAGTACAACGGCAACGGAATCGACCACAAAACAAAGAACTTTGCGGTCGACTACAAGTATACCAAGAGCGGTAACGCCCAGTACGGTTACATCGGCGTTTACGGCTGGACCAAGAACCCGGAAACGGAATACTACATCGTGGACGACTGGTTCAGTAAGCCGAGCGAACAGTATGTGGGTGAAAAGTTCGGCGAAATCACGGTGGATGGCGCCAAGTACTCCATCCACGCGTTCCTCCGCCAGCAGGAACCCTCCAAGTCGGGCACTTCTACGTTCGTGCAGTTCTTCAGCATTCGCGAGACTCCGCGTCAGTGTGGCCATATCGACATTTCTGCCCACTTCAAGAAGTGGGATGAACTCTTCACCGGCCAGCAGAAGCAGCTTCGCGGTTCGAAGGGCGGTGGATCTGCTTCGCTCAAGTTCGGTAACGTGACCGAAGTGATGCTCATGACCGAAGCGGGAGGCAATGCTACGGGTTCCGTGGACTACACTTACTTCAATATGGTCGACAATGCCACGTCGTCGCCGACTTCTAGCGGTTCTGCGCCGAAGTCCAGCTCATCTGTGGCAAAGTCTAGCTCTTCTCAGGGTGGTGGCCAGACGGTTGTGACTGATGTTTGCAAGGCCACAGATATGGGCCATCCTGGCAATGGCAACAATGTGAGCGGCAACAAGGTTGGCTCCATTAGTGGAACACCCTGGGGCTACGAACAGTGGTATCAGGGTGGTAACGCCTCGATGACCTACTATAACAACGGTACGTTCAAGGCCAACTGGAGTGGTTCTAGCGACTACCTGACTCGCGTGGGTTACCAGTACAACGGCAACGGAATCGACCACAAGTCGAAGAATTTTGCAGTCGATTACAAGTACACCAAGACAGGTAACGCCCAGTACGGTTACATCGGCGTTTACGGCTGGACCAAGAACCCGGAAACGGAATACTACATCGTGGACGACTGGTTCAGTAAGCCGAACGAACAGTATGTGGGTGAAAAGTTCGGCGAAATCACGGTGGATGGCGCCAAGTACTCCATCCACGCGTTCCTCCGCCAGCAGGAACCCTCCAAGTCGGGCACTTCTACGTTCGTGCAGTTCTTCAGCATTCGCGAGACTCCGCGTCAGTGTGGCCATATCGACATTTCTGCCCACTTCAAGAAGTGGGATGAACTCTTCACCGGCCAGCAGAAGCAGCTTCGCGGTTCGAAGGGCGGTGGATCTGCTTCGCTCAAGTTCGGTAACGTGACCGAAGTGATGCTCATGACCGAAGCGGGTGGCAATGCTACGGGTTCCGTGGACTACACCTACTTCGACATGACCGACAAGTACGAGGCTCCGAAGTCCAGTTCTTCTATTGCCAAGTCCAGCTCCAGCGGTAGCGCTAAATCCAGTTCTAGCCGCGGCGGGTGGAACTGGGACCGCAGCAGTAGCGCTACAGATGCTCTCCCGTTCATGACCCAGGCTCTCGCGACTATGGATGGTCAGTTCATGGTGTTCGACATGCAGGGCCGCACTCTTGGCGCAATTGATGTGCCGGCCGGTTCTACGGTTGCATCTGCCGTCAAGGCGAAGTTCAAGAATACGGGCATCTACCTTGTGAAGCAGGGCAAGACCTTCCTCCGCGTGAAGGTGACTCCGTAA
- the gyrA gene encoding DNA gyrase subunit A, translating into MSEELVPGTQFKSLIEKDMQDCYLRYSMSVIVARALPDARDGFKPVHRRVMFSMHKLGVVPNKPTVKSARIVGDVIGKYHPHGDSAVYETLVRMAQDFSLRYPLVFGQGNFGNIDGDGAAAMRYTEAKMNNMGALMLEDLEKDTVDMGPNFDETLDEPLVLPSVLPNMLVNGTTGIAVGMATSMAPHNLREIANAIHAVAENPEITGEELLQYVSGPDFPTGAIICGRAGIRDAYLTGHGRVRVRARTDIEIDSKGKPRIIVTEIPYMVNKSELCKKIADLVREKRVDGITDIRDESAKDVRIVIELRRDAVGEVVLNNLFKYTQLQTTFSIYNLALVNNLPKLLTLKDLVQIYIDHRMDVVTRATQFDLKKAKARLHIIEGLRIATQNIDEVVQIIKSSKTTEIAKQNLQERFSLDEIQSQAIVDMRLAQLTGLNLEKLEAEYNELIATVADLEDILAKRERRIAIILKRLDEVVDKFGDERRTTIGESVDDSDYEDLIAEEEQVITLSKEGYIKRLPIDTFKTQSRGGKGIIGAGLKEEDDVDQIFTASTHSYLLVFTNKGRAYWTKVYRLPEGTRNGKGRPIVNFVGLTEGEKVQAIVPVRKFGGFFCLVFATKKGIINKMDLTLFSRPRKAGVNAITLDEGDELVKVQLVGMSEEEYKASLNAGDDQATELAEGPETEVPEADDADDLEGRPIPKDLLMLATRNGQAVTFPITCFRPMGRGTHGVRGIKLAEGDEVISLLWLKEGNKVLTITEKGYGKRSEPGTYRVTKRGSKGVKNLNVTDKIGPAVFVDSVADDYDLIITSKEGQVIRIKADSIRLTGRNAQGVKAISLRDGDMVQDATALPSVEDIEQDSAEAKETFDHVQGVEVDDDSVEKVDPADAAPEAPAEE; encoded by the coding sequence ATGTCAGAAGAATTGGTACCAGGAACGCAGTTCAAGAGCCTTATCGAAAAGGACATGCAGGATTGCTATCTCCGCTACTCCATGAGCGTCATTGTGGCGCGTGCGCTCCCGGACGCACGAGACGGCTTCAAGCCGGTGCACCGTCGCGTGATGTTCAGTATGCACAAGCTGGGCGTGGTGCCCAACAAGCCGACGGTGAAGAGCGCGCGTATCGTGGGCGACGTGATTGGTAAGTACCACCCGCATGGCGACTCCGCTGTTTACGAGACTCTCGTCCGCATGGCGCAAGATTTCTCGCTGCGTTACCCGCTGGTGTTCGGTCAGGGTAACTTCGGTAACATCGACGGCGACGGTGCCGCCGCAATGCGTTACACCGAAGCGAAGATGAACAACATGGGCGCCCTGATGCTCGAAGACCTCGAGAAGGACACCGTGGACATGGGCCCGAACTTCGACGAAACCCTCGACGAACCGCTGGTGCTCCCGTCCGTGCTCCCGAACATGCTCGTGAACGGTACTACGGGTATCGCCGTGGGTATGGCTACCTCGATGGCCCCGCACAACCTGCGCGAAATCGCGAACGCTATCCACGCGGTGGCAGAAAACCCGGAAATTACGGGCGAAGAACTCTTGCAGTACGTTTCCGGTCCGGACTTCCCGACGGGTGCAATCATTTGCGGGCGTGCGGGTATCCGCGATGCCTACCTCACGGGCCACGGCCGCGTACGTGTGCGTGCCCGTACCGACATCGAGATTGATTCGAAGGGCAAGCCGCGCATCATCGTGACGGAAATCCCGTACATGGTGAACAAGTCCGAACTCTGCAAAAAAATTGCGGACCTTGTTCGCGAAAAGCGCGTGGACGGCATCACCGATATCCGCGACGAATCTGCGAAGGATGTTCGCATCGTGATTGAACTCAGGCGCGATGCGGTGGGCGAGGTTGTCCTCAACAACCTGTTCAAGTACACGCAGTTGCAGACCACCTTCAGCATCTACAACCTGGCTCTCGTGAACAACTTGCCTAAGTTGTTGACTCTCAAGGACTTGGTGCAGATTTACATCGACCACCGTATGGACGTGGTGACTCGCGCTACGCAGTTCGACCTGAAGAAGGCGAAGGCCCGCCTGCACATTATCGAAGGCCTGCGCATTGCGACCCAGAACATCGACGAGGTCGTGCAGATTATCAAGTCGAGCAAGACGACCGAAATCGCGAAGCAGAACTTGCAGGAACGCTTCAGCCTCGACGAAATCCAGTCTCAGGCGATTGTCGATATGCGACTTGCCCAGTTGACGGGCCTCAACCTCGAAAAACTGGAAGCGGAATACAACGAACTCATCGCGACGGTTGCCGACCTCGAAGATATCCTCGCCAAGCGCGAACGCCGCATTGCGATTATCCTCAAGAGGCTCGACGAGGTGGTGGACAAGTTCGGTGACGAACGCCGCACCACCATCGGCGAATCTGTGGACGACAGTGACTACGAAGACCTGATTGCCGAAGAGGAACAGGTGATTACCTTGAGCAAGGAAGGCTACATCAAGCGCCTCCCGATTGACACCTTCAAGACCCAGAGCCGTGGCGGCAAGGGCATTATCGGTGCCGGCCTCAAGGAAGAAGACGACGTGGACCAGATCTTTACGGCAAGCACGCACAGTTACCTGCTCGTGTTTACCAACAAGGGTCGCGCCTACTGGACGAAGGTTTACCGCCTGCCCGAAGGCACGCGCAACGGCAAGGGCCGCCCGATTGTGAACTTCGTGGGCCTCACCGAAGGCGAAAAGGTTCAGGCCATTGTGCCTGTGCGCAAGTTCGGCGGTTTCTTCTGCCTCGTGTTTGCGACCAAGAAGGGTATCATCAACAAGATGGACCTTACGCTGTTCAGCCGCCCGCGCAAGGCCGGCGTGAACGCCATTACCCTCGACGAGGGTGACGAACTCGTGAAGGTGCAGCTCGTGGGCATGAGCGAAGAGGAATACAAGGCCTCGCTCAATGCGGGCGACGATCAGGCCACTGAGCTTGCCGAGGGGCCTGAGACAGAGGTTCCTGAAGCGGATGATGCCGACGATCTCGAAGGCCGCCCGATTCCGAAGGACCTGCTTATGCTTGCGACCCGCAACGGCCAGGCCGTCACGTTCCCGATTACGTGCTTCCGCCCGATGGGCCGCGGTACGCATGGTGTTCGCGGTATCAAGCTTGCCGAAGGAGACGAGGTCATTTCGCTCCTGTGGCTCAAGGAAGGCAACAAGGTGCTTACCATTACCGAGAAGGGCTACGGCAAGCGCAGTGAACCGGGCACCTACCGCGTTACCAAGCGCGGAAGCAAGGGCGTGAAGAACCTCAACGTTACCGACAAGATTGGCCCGGCCGTGTTCGTGGATAGCGTTGCCGACGATTACGACCTGATTATCACGAGTAAGGAAGGCCAGGTTATCCGCATCAAGGCCGATTCCATCCGCCTGACGGGCCGCAATGCCCAGGGCGTGAAGGCGATTAGCCTGCGTGACGGCGACATGGTGCAAGACGCCACCGCGCTTCCGAGCGTGGAAGACATCGAGCAGGATAGCGCCGAGGCGAAGGAAACCTTCGACCATGTGCAGGGTGTGGAAGTCGATGACGATTCCGTCGAGAAGGTCGACCCCGCCGATGCCGCTCCGGAAGCTCCCGCCGAAGAATAG
- a CDS encoding OmpA family protein — protein sequence MPVFSRLTTALCACAAIGLMAPALSVAGELAPNKTHAVLNVTYTNYDDVPQARKKLVFQGQKKPKNKITVVTDMYGEAAFMIPREDSYTVLCESLTGPFECGTTPYVSLTASTGGITVLFDDTRAELTGVNFKAGSAELIPNSLKTLDNAIAGLKRNAKAKVEIEGHTSSEGSDSFNQKLSEDRANSVMEYMIRKGISKDRVTAVGYGSSRPKADNGTEAGRKQNRRIEIRVVNPDEVNAKSE from the coding sequence ATGCCCGTTTTTTCCCGCTTGACTACTGCTCTCTGCGCGTGTGCCGCAATTGGCCTTATGGCTCCGGCCCTTTCTGTTGCCGGTGAACTTGCTCCCAACAAGACGCACGCAGTTCTGAATGTCACCTACACGAATTACGACGATGTTCCGCAGGCAAGGAAAAAGCTTGTGTTTCAGGGCCAGAAGAAGCCCAAGAACAAGATTACCGTAGTTACCGACATGTACGGCGAGGCCGCCTTCATGATTCCGCGCGAAGATTCCTACACGGTGCTCTGCGAGAGCCTTACGGGACCGTTCGAATGCGGTACGACGCCGTATGTTTCTCTGACGGCGAGCACGGGCGGCATTACGGTGCTTTTCGACGATACGCGTGCGGAACTGACGGGCGTGAACTTCAAGGCGGGCAGCGCGGAACTTATCCCGAATTCGCTCAAGACTCTCGACAACGCCATTGCTGGCCTCAAGCGCAATGCGAAGGCGAAGGTCGAAATCGAAGGCCACACGAGTAGCGAAGGGAGCGATTCCTTTAACCAGAAACTTTCCGAGGACCGTGCGAACAGCGTGATGGAATACATGATTCGCAAGGGAATTTCTAAGGACCGCGTGACTGCGGTGGGCTATGGCTCCAGCCGCCCGAAGGCGGACAACGGCACCGAGGCGGGCCGCAAGCAGAACCGCCGCATAGAAATCCGTGTGGTGAACCCGGACGAAGTGAACGCGAAAAGCGAGTAG
- a CDS encoding CsgG/HfaB family protein — protein MKKIWLSAIASAAFVFMSCASSGPHVDAFNRAQKAYNDGKDDKAIAEALEALKIKPDYKPAIEFLNKTFDDVIAAKNDTIAMFKKRDDPNPKRWDKIVFMEEQKADYAKQLKLIARRNDKIKLSVDVDPEDIKVARDSAAASHYAAGLEKMNGRGKAAQQEAAVHFRKAFTYHADYEDSKQLYAECKKRGTVRVAVDPFNNDYSGRMDAALIAELQKNKEASEFLQFLTRADLDRILEEQTLASSGDFKEGEGDEMMGNLRTAEFLIAGSIEKHVCSDDESAVERDREEKENAARVKVGSHQECERLKNGKRRCYDVNDYANVYATIITDSLTKKASTSGFIQILDFKTGEVKKKTDVRVGVMSSGIVAGCSGDPRAYKPICKHTEITLRSCSEMNDQMTVDFARKAVAEITKVTKELTK, from the coding sequence ATGAAGAAGATTTGGCTTTCCGCAATCGCTTCCGCTGCGTTTGTGTTTATGTCGTGCGCCTCTTCTGGCCCGCACGTGGATGCCTTTAACCGCGCGCAGAAGGCGTACAATGACGGCAAGGACGACAAGGCTATTGCCGAGGCTCTCGAGGCCCTGAAAATCAAGCCCGACTACAAGCCCGCCATCGAGTTTTTGAACAAGACGTTCGACGACGTGATTGCCGCAAAGAACGATACGATTGCGATGTTCAAGAAGCGCGACGACCCGAACCCCAAGCGCTGGGACAAGATCGTGTTTATGGAAGAGCAGAAGGCCGATTACGCGAAGCAGCTCAAGTTGATTGCCCGCCGTAACGACAAGATTAAGTTGAGCGTGGATGTCGACCCCGAAGATATCAAGGTCGCCCGCGACAGTGCCGCCGCATCGCACTATGCCGCAGGTCTCGAAAAGATGAACGGGCGAGGCAAGGCTGCCCAGCAGGAAGCCGCAGTCCACTTCCGCAAGGCGTTCACCTACCATGCTGACTACGAAGATTCCAAGCAGCTCTATGCGGAATGCAAGAAGCGCGGCACGGTGCGCGTAGCGGTTGACCCGTTCAACAACGACTACAGTGGCCGCATGGATGCTGCCCTGATTGCCGAACTCCAGAAGAACAAGGAAGCTTCCGAGTTCCTTCAGTTCTTGACCCGTGCCGACCTGGACCGCATTCTCGAAGAGCAGACGCTTGCTTCTTCGGGCGATTTCAAGGAAGGCGAGGGCGATGAAATGATGGGCAATCTCCGTACCGCGGAATTCCTCATCGCGGGTTCCATCGAGAAGCACGTGTGTTCCGACGACGAAAGTGCGGTGGAACGCGACCGTGAAGAGAAGGAAAATGCCGCCCGAGTGAAGGTCGGCAGCCACCAGGAATGTGAAAGGCTCAAAAACGGTAAGCGCCGTTGTTACGACGTGAACGACTACGCTAATGTGTATGCCACAATCATTACCGACTCGCTCACGAAGAAGGCCTCGACCTCTGGCTTTATCCAGATTCTCGACTTCAAGACGGGCGAAGTCAAGAAGAAAACCGACGTGCGCGTAGGCGTGATGTCGTCGGGTATAGTGGCGGGCTGTTCCGGCGACCCGCGTGCGTACAAGCCCATCTGCAAGCACACCGAAATCACACTCCGCTCTTGCAGCGAGATGAACGACCAGATGACGGTCGATTTTGCCCGCAAGGCCGTGGCCGAGATAACTAAAGTTACCAAGGAACTGACCAAGTAG
- a CDS encoding outer membrane beta-barrel protein — protein sequence MKKMFLALAAASLVSTMAFAQDDYDYGDDYGTEASTSSDDGYTDMDSGDKATTEEKPASDVEYKNMDEGKKVSRDEGTKPAFFDRPFNMAAHIALGYGSFWSTPDQYDNAAWRQAYGMDSNPYDEWLGYSVAFGMAFNYRIMDILSVSPEFNLGIRGFIRNLDSYYSYWYDTYVEVNEDIFMFDIELPILLRVMPTHQIYFEAGPQFTLKLVANHSVDYVDSYTDETIYSDANGSWECATFFASLVIGGGATLDLDGKLFDIGLRFIMDMTKLEKDDTEMPDLDGSTFKDETKMWTLQLVVKYWF from the coding sequence ATGAAAAAGATGTTCCTCGCTCTCGCTGCGGCAAGCCTTGTCAGCACGATGGCTTTTGCACAGGACGACTACGACTACGGTGATGATTACGGTACCGAAGCCTCCACCAGCAGCGATGACGGCTACACCGATATGGACAGTGGCGACAAGGCCACTACCGAAGAAAAGCCTGCATCTGATGTTGAATACAAGAACATGGACGAAGGCAAGAAGGTAAGCCGCGACGAAGGCACGAAGCCGGCATTCTTCGACAGGCCGTTCAACATGGCCGCACACATTGCTCTCGGTTATGGTTCTTTCTGGAGCACTCCGGACCAGTATGACAATGCTGCCTGGCGCCAGGCTTACGGAATGGATTCCAATCCGTACGATGAATGGCTCGGCTACAGCGTAGCCTTCGGTATGGCGTTCAACTATCGCATCATGGATATCTTGAGCGTGTCTCCGGAATTCAACCTCGGAATCAGGGGCTTTATCCGTAACCTGGATTCTTACTACAGCTACTGGTACGATACCTACGTTGAAGTTAACGAAGACATCTTCATGTTCGATATCGAACTTCCGATTCTGCTCCGCGTGATGCCGACTCACCAGATCTATTTCGAAGCCGGTCCTCAGTTCACGCTGAAGCTGGTTGCGAACCACTCTGTTGATTACGTTGATAGCTACACCGACGAAACGATTTACAGCGATGCCAATGGCTCCTGGGAATGCGCTACGTTCTTTGCCTCCCTCGTGATTGGCGGCGGTGCAACTCTTGATCTCGATGGCAAGCTCTTCGACATCGGTCTTCGCTTCATCATGGACATGACCAAGCTCGAAAAGGATGATACCGAAATGCCGGATCTCGATGGTTCCACGTTCAAGGATGAAACCAAGATGTGGACTCTCCAGCTTGTTGTCAAGTACTGGTTCTAA